The DNA segment TCTCAATAGGTAACAACGCGAGGTAGTTGTTTCGCCTCAGCCACCCACTTTTCAACGGATGAGAGACTTGGCGTTGCACGTACAAGATTCTTGGCCTCGTTTACCTCAATCATTTTCTTGTGCAGGTTTTCAGCCTTGCGCTGCGCTAGTTCCGGCACAGTGTCCACTCCAGCTGCTTCTAGCAGGTCCGAGTACTGCTCACCTATACCCTTTATTCGAAATAGATCAGCCATATTGATCCATCTCAATATCAGTTTCCCGCTTATCGAAGTCGCGTCTTCGATCTCCTTGCGGCCCTTCTTGGTACTTCCCTTTTCCAACAGATTTTCCAAACTGGTGACCCCCGCTGACGTCAACTTTGCAGCATAAGTATCACCGATACCTTCGATGTCGACTAACTTTGTCATTGTTATCTCTCTATAGTTGGTTTTGGGTACTATCACTCTAGGGCTAGTAAAACCCTATCGAAAGCCATGAATTTAAAAAAAATGTAAACTTCCACATCTCCTTTTTACTGTATCGATACATGTGCTTCGCTCTTGGTCCAGTCAGACCAACCGATCATTGATCTGACTCACCAGGCTTCGGCGCCGGCGGTCTTCTCGCCTACGCTCCCCTGGATACTGCTCTACTCCCTCGACTATTTGCTGACGACGATCCCTACTCCTATGTCGTCTTATATAGGGATGAGCTTGTACTCGCTTTCCTTTGATTTTAGTGGTGTTCAACCTACCGATAACTGAATGTACTAGGCGTGAAGGATTGATATAGATGAGACCATAGTATTCCCAGACTCTGGTATTCGTGTGCATGATTTTAAGAATTTTACTCTCTTCCACCTTCACACCTCGGATGGGTATGACAGACCAGAGAGGACTAAATTGGCGTGATACCAACTTATGCAACTCCTTAACTGAAATCTCTTTAGGAATCCCTTTAATAAACACCCACATCACATACCCCAAAGCCAATCCATGGCAATTTTAGTCGTTGTAAGCAGAAAACAGCAAGGCTGTAACCCATTAATATTTTAAGCAATTGTCACTTGCTCGCTTAAATAGACATCCTGAATCGCGTGCAGCAATTCAACACCCTCCTGCATGGGTCGCTGAAACGCCTTGCGCCCGGAGATCATGCCCATGCCGCCCGCCCGCTTGTTGATGACAGCAGTTCGCACCGCTTGTGCCAGATCACCCTCCCCAGAGGATGCACCCCCTGAGTTAATTAGCCCCGCCCTTCCCATATAACAGTTAGCCACCTGATAGCGCACCAGATCAATTGGATGTTCAGTGGTGAGTTCTGTATAGACTTTTTTGTCTGTTTTGCCAAATTTTATTGCGTTATAGCCTCCATTTCCCACCGCTTGCTTCTGTTTGACGATATCTGCCTCGATCGTCGCAGCCAGATGATTGGCCTGACCCGTCAAATCCGCGGCCGTATGGTAGTCCACCCCATCAACCTTGAAGGAGCTGTTTCTGAGATAGGCCCATAAAACCGTTGCCATGCCCAATTCATGAGCATGTTGGAACGCTTCAGAGACCTCCTGAATCTGTCGCCTTGATTCTTCAGAGCCATAATAGATGGTGGCACCAATGGCAACCGCCCCCAGATCAAAGGCCTGTTCCACCGATGCAAACAGGGTTTGATCGTAGAAATTCGGGTAGCTGAGAATTTCATTGTGGTTGATTTTGACCAAAAATGGGATTTTATGGGCATATCGACGGGCTACCGAACCCAAGACACCTAGTGTCGATGCAACCGCGTTACATCCACCCTCGATCGCGAGTTCGACTATCTTGGCAGGATCAAAATAGATCGGATTGGCTGCAAACGAAGCACCACCCGAGTGCTCTACCCCCTGATCAACCGGTAATATGGAGAGGAAACCACTCCCGCTCAAGCGCCCAGTATTCATCAGCGTCTGCATTGCCCGAAGCACACCTGGCTTGAGGTCTTTATGGCTTATAACCCTGTCGACAAAGTCGTGGCCAGGTAGTTGCAGCATCGATTTATCGATAGTATTACAGCTGTGTGTCAGTAGACTCTCAGCCTCATTACCGAGCAAGGATTCGATATCACTCATCTGTCTCTCCTTAATCTTTGCAATTGCATTTACTAGGACATAATTCCCAACCAATCAACCATATATTCTGTGCCTGGTCTTCACGGTCCGATTGTATTATCTAGGTGGTTATAGACAAACATTGTATTTATCCGAATGGCATGGGAACGGCCTCCCCTATTGGAGTATAGATTCATGACTGGGTTAAGTAACTATATTGGCGTTAACTGCATTCACCCCTAGTATCAGTATCATAGGTAGATGCGGAACAATTCCGGCTGACGACAACTCTTACTGGCTATAGGAGTTCTAACTATGCAAAACCCGTTTCTCCCTGACTTTCAGCAGCTACCCACGTCCCTCCCTGTTTTTCCTCTGAGCGGGGCAGTGGTGATGCCTGGGGCGCAACTGCCACTCAATATCTTCGAACCTCGTTACCTGGATATGGTTCAGGATGTATTGAAAAGCCACCATTTGATCGGAATGGTTCAACCCGATGAGGGTGAAGACGCTACAAAGCATCAACTACACACAACGGGCTGCGCTGCTCGAATCTCATTCTACAACGAGACCCTGGATGGGCGGATCGAAGTTATCCTCACTGGTGTCTGCCGGTTCGACATACTTACTGAACTGCCGTCAGACCGGGATTATCGTATGATCAGACCCAATTGGGAGCGTTTCATATCCGATTACAATATCAATCTACCGATCGCGCAAGAGAAACGTATCAGCATCAATTCCACTCTTGATCGATATCTCAACTTCAATGAGCTGCAAACCGATACCGATCAACTCAAGAATTTGACCACACCTCAGCTTGTCAATGTGTTGACAACTGCTCTACCCTTGTCCCATGAAGATAAACAATCCATCCTTAATACAGTCGATTTTAATGAACGTTTTCAGATGCTTATGGTTAAAATGGAGATGGCAAGCAGTTCAGCTACCAGTCATTTGACGCATTGATCCCAAGCGAATACCTTAAATAAGAATAACGATGGCACAACTGATCAAGAGTGACTTTGAACCGGCCTGGTGGTTGCCATCTCCTCACCTGCAGACGCTTTGGCCCAGCCTGTTCCGACGGCATCTTCCACTGGAACTCCGTCGGGAGCGGGTCGAACTGCGTGATGGGGATTTCATCGACATCGCCTGGCATGGTTCCAAAGGTCCCTTGGTGCTCTTGATACACGGACTTGAAGGTTCCCTCGAATCCCACTATGCGACCACGCTCATCTCAGCATTGAACAGTGCCGGATTTAGATGCCTGTTCATGCATTTACGGGGTTGCAGCGGAGTACCTAACCGTCTGCAGCGCAGTTACCACTCGGGTGCTACGGAAGACTTGGTTGATACGGTCGAATTTTTACGTTTGAAAGAGGAGCTTCCCAAGGCAGTGGTTGGTATCTCACTCGGTGGTAATCTATTACTCAAATATCTCGGTGAGTCAGGTTGTGATTCTGCTTTTAATGCAGCCGTTGCCGTCTCGGTCCCCTTTAACCTGAAAAGTGCCGTAAAGCGCTTGGAGCACGGCTTCTCAAGGGTGTACAGCCGCCACCTGTTGCGAAAATTATTGAAATCCCATGCCCAAAAGTGTCGTTCCATGTCCATCCCAGATACTGATAATATCTCCTCGATTAGCACTATCTATGAATTTGATGACCGAATCACTGCGATACAAAACGGATTTGTCGATGCAGACGACTACTACCAACGTTCCAGCTGTGCACAATTTCTTAAACACATCACGACACCCACCCTGATTTTGCACGCACGGGATGACCCATTTATGCAACCCCAGGATGTACCAGACTTGCAAGATCTCGGTCCCGGTGTTTCACTAGAACTCTCGGATTGTGGTGGTCATGTTGGATTTGTCCAGGGCAAGCTCCCCTGGCGCCCCGTCTACTGGCTGGATCGTCGAGTTCCAGCTTTCCTGAAACATGTTCTCACTCGAGATTGACCTAACCTAGGCTGTATTGTTTGGAGTATTTAACCCTGCGCGCAACCAGGCCCGAGTACATGATCAAGAGTCTATTGCAGATCTATTGGTTAAACGAAACTATTGATTGACAACTTTCATGACAAACCTAGGTAATCTTTCTGCCGAATTTCCGCACAGCCACCTGCAACCATTATCCCTCTTCTGTCTTTGTGCTTGAGGTTTCAGCCGGATGCAGAGTGATGAAGACAAGCAGGGAGACCAGATTTCAGTAAATATTGCCTGTCTCGATATAGAACGTCTCCGACCGACCCTGGTCTCGACAATCGGCAGCCACTGTGAGGTATGGCGCAGCAATCAGCGACTCGAAACAAAAACCGGGGATGAGGATGAGGTGATTTATACGGAATTTGTTATTAAGCGCCCGTTTTCCGACCATTCTGTTAGTGAAGCGAACCTGCTCGCTCGCCACTATCGCCAATTGAAAGAAACCCTAGACGAAATCATTCCCGATGCCTTGTTTGTGGTAACTAAAATTAACGATAGGCCAAGCATTTTCGTGCTGGCGAAGGCAATCAATATCTGGTTTAACATGGCAAACCAACAGAATGAAGAAGAGGCGGTGAAGTTGCTATGTAAATATCCCAAAGCGCGCATACAGCTGGCTCGTTTCGTTAAGGCGGCGCAGGCCTGGCGCAATTCCGATAATCCAAAAATGATTGATCTTTTTGGTATCGACAACTTGATCATGGACACCAACCGGGAGATTCGTTTTCTCGATAGTTTTTTTGTGTTCTTCTTTGCAGACACCTTTCATGTCATCGATGGAGGTGAGGATGACTCTGAGCTGAAAGATAAAGTTGAGTTATCAGAAAAGCGTCTCCAGTACCTGGAGCATCTATTGATAATGGCGAAGAAGACATGTGATCAACAACAATCTCCTGCTTGAAACCAGGCAATACTCAAGTTGGCAGCATGACTTTCTCATGCAAAATGTCTGGAAAATATTACAGATATATTGAGACCGCTTCGATCGTTTCGGTTCTCCATTTCAATCGTTGCATGATGCAGATCCACAATACGTTTGACGATAGACAATCCCAATCCGCTCCCTTGTATATTGGTATCCTCCCCGCGTCTGAATCTCTGATAAAGCCCTTGTTGATTTTCCTCTGGAATACCGGGGCCAGTGTCAGTGACAATTAACTTAATAGTTGAGTTGTGCTCCTCCAATTTTACACAAACTTCCCCTTTCTTGGGCGTATAGCGGATTGCATTGTCGATAATGTTCCTCAACAGAATTTGAATTCCTGGCTTATAACTACGCAGCATAACGGGGCGCTCTATACCTTCGTAGGCAAGCTCGATATCCTTTGCTAGCGCTAGTGAACCCAATGCAGCAAGCACATTTATGGTTTCACCATGCAGATCCACATCTTCTACATGTGAATGCTCGAGGGATTGACTATCCATGCGCGCAAGCATGAGAAGCTGCTCAAGTAAATGAGTTGCACGATCCACACCCCGTATGACCTGGTCAAGAAACTTGGAATGTCCATTGCCTTCGTCGGCAAGGGACTTGGCTTGTGCCAAAGTCTTCAATGCAGCAATCGGCGTTCTCAACTCATGCGCCGCATCCGCGGTAAACCTCCGTTCATTCTCCAGCACTCTTTGCACTCGATAAAACAAGCTGTTTAAAGAAGTAACCATTGGCACAACTTCACGGGGTACATTCTGGGTGGAAATTGATTCCAAAGATTTTGGGTCTCTATGTTCGACCTTGTCAGCGATAGTATGGAGCGGTTTTAACCCGCTTCCCACCACAATCCAGATAATTAGGCCTATCATAGGCAAGGAGATGATTATCGGCCACAAACTGTTGAAGACAATCTCTGACACAGTTTCCTGACGTACGGACATTAATTCTCCAATCTGCACCTGGAACTGCCCTGTAGGCTCTTTCAATCCGTACATTCGCCACAGTTTACCGTCCACGGTTTGATTGTTATAACCTTCGGTAAATGTATTGAACGTGGCTGGTAGGTTTGAGCGTAAATAGGTCCTCCCGTTTGTTCCCTTGATGAGAAATGCCAGCTTAGCCTCATAACGATGACCTGTTTCCCGTTCTCGAGGTACCATAGTCAAATAGTCTTTTTCACTCTCATCAGCCATGAATTCATCAATAAAGTGCTTCAAAGCAAAAGACCTGTTGACGAAATCTTCGCCCAACTCCTGAACAATTTTATGCAGATTCATTCTTGCTTCATTGTCTTCCTCAACTTCGTGAAGCATTAATGTGGCAAGGATACGGGACTCCTGAGCCAAGGTGGCGTCATAGATCTCCTCTACTTCATGGTAGGCGGCAAGATAGACAAAATAGGCCGATATGAGCCAAAGAACGACAATTGTGGAAATCAGACTGACTAACAGTCTTCTGCGAATTGAAGGATTAGTGGCCTGCTGCACGCCTAGATCTCATTGATGAATCAGCTTCTGAATTGTGTAACCGACGCCACGAACAGTCCTAATCAGCTCCTTCCCCAGCTTCTTGCGCAAATGGTGTATATAGACCTCAACAGCGTTACTCTCCACACCTTCATCCCAGCCATATAAGGTCTCTTCCAATACTTGCCGGGATAAAATACGTCCCTGATTTGTCAGCAATGCTTCCAAAACAGCAAATTCGCTTGCCCCCAACATAATCTCTTTCCCGGCCTTGGTGAGACAGTGGGCTGCGGGATCAAGTACCAAATCCTCATAGCTGATGACTGAGGTCGAACGTCCTTCACGGCGTCTGGTGATAGCCCGCAGTCGCGCATTTACCTCCAACAGATCGAAAGGTTTGACAACATAATCATCCGCCCCCAAGTCAAGCCCCTCGATACGATTATCCACCGTATCACGGGCTGTCAGAACCAGTACCGGAAGATCCATGTCCTGCTTGCGTAGTTTTTGCAGCACATGTAACCCATCCTGCCGTGGCAGACCCAGGTCGAGAATCAATGCATCCAAGTTCTCTGTTGATAAGGCTTGTTCTGCTGCCATGCCATCCATTACCCAGTCCACGGTGTGCCCCAGCTGTCTCAAGCCCAAGCTCAAGCCTTCGCCCAGGTATCTATCATCTTCAGCTAACAGAATTCGCATCATCAGACCCTCATTGAGGCCAGTAACTTGATCTTAGGGGGATTTTCCATCAGTTGCCAAACCATGTCCTGCAATCGGAGCTGTCAAGTTAACCATTATTTCTTAATGCATTCTTAAATACTTAAAAACCGTGAGAAATGAATCTAAACAAGCGCCGTTTTCGCAAGATCCACTCGGTGAAGTTAATCCCGAGTCGAGCCGCCCCCCCAAATAGCCTAATCCAACGTTGAATAACAGCTATTGCTGTCTACATTTAAGCCGATTTGGGACAAAATTAACACATACTGCCAATGACGATTTTTATAAAAAAATCATTAGCATATTGTTTTATTCAGGGGTATGATCAGATCACGCTACGAAACAGATTCATAACCGCTTCCCCATTTGATTTTTTCAAGGTCGAGAATCGGCGTACTCAGTTTCCTGGCTTGGGCAGGGTTGTTAAAAAACTGTGCCATTTAGCGTTCACGGCATATCTGGGCAGGTCTCATGAGACTCTCAGATCCTGAACATATAAATATATTTTGTTAGGAATGTAGATAGATGACTAAATTGTATGTTGGCAACCTTCCCTGGTCTGCCACAGAAGATGATGTCCGGGAGCTTTTCTCAGACATTGGTGAGGTGCAGTCGGCAAACCTTATTCTGGATCGAGAAACCCGTCGCTCAAGAGGATTTGCCTTTGTGGAAATGAGCCAAGGAGATGCTGAAAAAGCCATCTCTCAACTCAATGGCAAGGATTTTCAGGGCCGTGACTTACGAATCAATGAAGCCATGGATAAGCCAAAGCGTAGCTCTGGCGGTGGCGGTGGTGGTCGCTGGTAACAGCCGAGCTGCCAGATTCATAATGGCAGACTAAGTATCACGCTGATTTTCCCACAACGGTAGGCCGGACACTCCCGGCCAACCGTTGTTATAATAAGAAACGTAGAACCTGCAT comes from the Candidatus Thiodiazotropha sp. CDECU1 genome and includes:
- a CDS encoding DUF4332 domain-containing protein; this encodes MTKLVDIEGIGDTYAAKLTSAGVTSLENLLEKGSTKKGRKEIEDATSISGKLILRWINMADLFRIKGIGEQYSDLLEAAGVDTVPELAQRKAENLHKKMIEVNEAKNLVRATPSLSSVEKWVAEAKQLPRVVTY
- a CDS encoding class I fructose-bisphosphate aldolase, which produces MSDIESLLGNEAESLLTHSCNTIDKSMLQLPGHDFVDRVISHKDLKPGVLRAMQTLMNTGRLSGSGFLSILPVDQGVEHSGGASFAANPIYFDPAKIVELAIEGGCNAVASTLGVLGSVARRYAHKIPFLVKINHNEILSYPNFYDQTLFASVEQAFDLGAVAIGATIYYGSEESRRQIQEVSEAFQHAHELGMATVLWAYLRNSSFKVDGVDYHTAADLTGQANHLAATIEADIVKQKQAVGNGGYNAIKFGKTDKKVYTELTTEHPIDLVRYQVANCYMGRAGLINSGGASSGEGDLAQAVRTAVINKRAGGMGMISGRKAFQRPMQEGVELLHAIQDVYLSEQVTIA
- a CDS encoding LON peptidase substrate-binding domain-containing protein yields the protein MQNPFLPDFQQLPTSLPVFPLSGAVVMPGAQLPLNIFEPRYLDMVQDVLKSHHLIGMVQPDEGEDATKHQLHTTGCAARISFYNETLDGRIEVILTGVCRFDILTELPSDRDYRMIRPNWERFISDYNINLPIAQEKRISINSTLDRYLNFNELQTDTDQLKNLTTPQLVNVLTTALPLSHEDKQSILNTVDFNERFQMLMVKMEMASSSATSHLTH
- a CDS encoding hydrolase → MAQLIKSDFEPAWWLPSPHLQTLWPSLFRRHLPLELRRERVELRDGDFIDIAWHGSKGPLVLLIHGLEGSLESHYATTLISALNSAGFRCLFMHLRGCSGVPNRLQRSYHSGATEDLVDTVEFLRLKEELPKAVVGISLGGNLLLKYLGESGCDSAFNAAVAVSVPFNLKSAVKRLEHGFSRVYSRHLLRKLLKSHAQKCRSMSIPDTDNISSISTIYEFDDRITAIQNGFVDADDYYQRSSCAQFLKHITTPTLILHARDDPFMQPQDVPDLQDLGPGVSLELSDCGGHVGFVQGKLPWRPVYWLDRRVPAFLKHVLTRD
- a CDS encoding ATP-binding protein, with translation MQQATNPSIRRRLLVSLISTIVVLWLISAYFVYLAAYHEVEEIYDATLAQESRILATLMLHEVEEDNEARMNLHKIVQELGEDFVNRSFALKHFIDEFMADESEKDYLTMVPRERETGHRYEAKLAFLIKGTNGRTYLRSNLPATFNTFTEGYNNQTVDGKLWRMYGLKEPTGQFQVQIGELMSVRQETVSEIVFNSLWPIIISLPMIGLIIWIVVGSGLKPLHTIADKVEHRDPKSLESISTQNVPREVVPMVTSLNSLFYRVQRVLENERRFTADAAHELRTPIAALKTLAQAKSLADEGNGHSKFLDQVIRGVDRATHLLEQLLMLARMDSQSLEHSHVEDVDLHGETINVLAALGSLALAKDIELAYEGIERPVMLRSYKPGIQILLRNIIDNAIRYTPKKGEVCVKLEEHNSTIKLIVTDTGPGIPEENQQGLYQRFRRGEDTNIQGSGLGLSIVKRIVDLHHATIEMENRNDRSGLNISVIFSRHFA
- a CDS encoding response regulator, whose protein sequence is MMRILLAEDDRYLGEGLSLGLRQLGHTVDWVMDGMAAEQALSTENLDALILDLGLPRQDGLHVLQKLRKQDMDLPVLVLTARDTVDNRIEGLDLGADDYVVKPFDLLEVNARLRAITRRREGRSTSVISYEDLVLDPAAHCLTKAGKEIMLGASEFAVLEALLTNQGRILSRQVLEETLYGWDEGVESNAVEVYIHHLRKKLGKELIRTVRGVGYTIQKLIHQ
- a CDS encoding RNA recognition motif domain-containing protein: MTKLYVGNLPWSATEDDVRELFSDIGEVQSANLILDRETRRSRGFAFVEMSQGDAEKAISQLNGKDFQGRDLRINEAMDKPKRSSGGGGGGRW